Proteins encoded together in one Amphiprion ocellaris isolate individual 3 ecotype Okinawa chromosome 14, ASM2253959v1, whole genome shotgun sequence window:
- the LOC111588258 gene encoding reticulon-4 receptor-like 1, whose translation MFRRGYGGVELLLVLWGLDLSLPCPRHCICYTSPSTVSCQDHNFHAVPEGIPAQSERVFLQKNKIQRLLRGHFSPTTTMLWLYANNISYIQPSTFHGFDRLEELDLGDNQHLKAVASDTFLGLGRLHALHLYSCGLISLPPGIFAGLHNLQYLYLQDNQLEFLEDDLFIDLLNLSHLFLHGNRLWSLRQNTFRGLGVLDRLLLHQNRIQWVDRQAFHDLRRLTTLYLFNNSLTELSGASLTLLPALEYLRLNDNPWECDCKALSLWDWLRRFRGSTSSLICVSPPELAGKDLKTVKKEELPSCLLGEGHAHGAPGGEMEHGESLNHLNRHRNHHNPHQRPYLPHGDQYSLPSPSPLPRPPKGGRRNCTRRGRKAKGGLNEVQILREGGDKDYGPDGGKYDLSANGRRKNKCIPRTSVGPPSGVQRANNNAGSHLADYVSCFSSALLLSLYFVILR comes from the exons GTTATGGTGGGGTGGAGTTACTGTTGGTGCTGTGGGGTCTGGATCTCTCTCTGCCCTGCCCTCGCCACTGCATCTGCTACACTTCACCAAGCACCGTGTCATGCCAGGACCACAACTTCCACGCCGTGCCGGAGGGCATCCCCGCTCAGAGCGAGCGCGTCTTCCTGCAAAAGAACAAGATCCAGAGGCTGCTTCGTGGCCACTTCTcgcccaccaccaccatgttgTGGCTTTACGCCAACAACATCTCCTATATACAACCGTCCACCTTCCACGGCTTCGACCGCCTGGAGGAGCTCGACCTCGGGGACAACCAGCACCTGAAGGCCGTCGCTTCGGACACCTTCCTGGGCCTGGGTCGGCTTCACGCCCTGCACCTATACAGCTGTGGTCTGATCAGCTTACCTCCGGGGATCTTTGCAGGGCTCCATAATCTCCAGTATCTCTACCTACAG GATAACCAGTTAGAGTTCCTGGAGGATGATCTGTTCATCGACCTGCTGAACCTCAGTCATCTCTTCCTGCATGGCAATCGACTGTGGAGTCTTCGCCAGAATACTTTTCGAGGTCTGGGTGTGTTGGACCGGCTCCTTCTCCATCAGAACCGAATCCAGTGGGTTGATCGTCAGGCTTTCCACGACCTGCGGCGCCTCACTACCCTGTACCTGTTTAATAACTCCCTGACTGAGCTCTCTGGTGCCAGCCTGACTCTGCTGCCAGCTCTGGAGTACCTACGACTCAACGACAACCCCTGGGAGTGCGACTGCAAGGCTCTGTCGCTTTGGGATTGGCTGCGGAGGTTCAGAGGCTCCACCTCGTCTCTGATTTGCGTTTCGCCACCGGAGCTGGCGGGGAAAGACCTGAAAACAGTGAAGAAAGAGGAGCTACCCAGCTGCTTGTTGGGCGAGGGTCACGCTCATGGTGCTCCGGGTGGAGAGATGGAGCACGGAGAGTCTTTAAACCACCTGAATCGCCACAGAAACCACCACAACCCCCACCAGCGGCCGTACTTGCCCCACGGGGACCAGTACAGCCTGCCTTCACCCTCGCCCCTGCCACGGCCGCCCAAGGGAGGCCGCAGAAACTGTACCCGCCGGGGTCGCAAGGCAAAAGGGGGGCTCAATGAGGTGCAGATACTTCGGGAGGGGGGTGACAAAGACTATGGTCCAGATGGTGGTAAATACGACCTGTCTGCAAATGGACGGAGGAAGAACAAGTGCATCCCCAGAACTTCTGTCGGCCCACCAAGTGGGGTCCAGAGAGCTAATAATAATGCGGGGTCACACCTTGCAGATTATGTTTCCTGTTTCTCATCAGCTCTGCTGCTGTCTCTCTACTTTGTGATCCTACGCTGA